The Nitrospirota bacterium genome contains the following window.
TGCGGGGGGCTGACGTCGCTGATTCAGGCCGGGTACGAGACGCTGGTCGAAGCCGGGTACTCACCGGAGATGGCCTACTTTGAATGTTTGCACGAGGTAAAGCTCATTGTCGATCTGATCTATCAGGGCGGGATTGCCAACATGCGCTACTCGATCAGCACAACGGCGAAATACGGTGATGTGACTCGAGGTCCACGTGTGGTGACCGAACAGACGAAACAGGAGATGAAGCGGATTCTCGAAGAGATCCAGACCGGACGGTTCGCCAAAGAATGGGTCTTGGAGAATCAGGCCAATCGACCGGTCTACAACGCACTCCTTGCGAAGGGCGAGGCTCATCCTATCGAAGCTGTTGGGGCGAAACTGCGTGGGATGATGCCATGGCTCAAGAAGGATCAGCTCGTCGATAAAACCAAGAACTGAGGCAATTCCATGGCGGATCGTGCGATCGGTGTTCCCTTTGCCAAAGAAGGAATTCCCTTCATTGTAGTTCCTGCCGGCGTTACACTCTTGACAGCATGGCTGGGGTGGCCGGTCGTTGCGTTTCTTGGTGGGATTGCAACACTGTTCTCTGCCTGGTTCTTTCGCAACCCGGCCCGAGTGATTCCACAAGGTCCCAATCTGATTGTTGCGCCCGGCGATGGCAAGGTGATCGCCATCGAGGAAGAGTTTGAGCCTCGCTACCTGAAAGAGTGTAGTGTCAGGCTCACGATCTTTTTGAATGTCTTCGATGTCCACATCAATCGTATGCCTTGTGATGGTGTCATCGAAGGTGTTCAGTATCAGCCGGGGCTGTTTTTGGTTGCGAGCAAGCCGGAGGCGACGCTGAGGAACG
Protein-coding sequences here:
- the ilvC gene encoding ketol-acid reductoisomerase → PKGPGHLVRSEFTKGSGVPCLLAIHQDPSGTTRQVGLAYASAIGGGRAGVIETNFREETETDLFGEQAVLCGGLTSLIQAGYETLVEAGYSPEMAYFECLHEVKLIVDLIYQGGIANMRYSISTTAKYGDVTRGPRVVTEQTKQEMKRILEEIQTGRFAKEWVLENQANRPVYNALLAKGEAHPIEAVGAKLRGMMPWLKKDQLVDKTKN
- a CDS encoding phosphatidylserine decarboxylase; translation: MADRAIGVPFAKEGIPFIVVPAGVTLLTAWLGWPVVAFLGGIATLFSAWFFRNPARVIPQGPNLIVAPGDGKVIAIEEEFEPRYLKECSVRLTIFLNVFDVHINRMPCDGVIEGVQYQPGLFLVASKPEATLRN